The following coding sequences are from one Aliarcobacter skirrowii CCUG 10374 window:
- a CDS encoding helix-turn-helix domain-containing protein has protein sequence MSHNFIIGDVSEFITSFSNKKLSLTFPDNFGYMNCKKEIVSDDIYLFKTHAQANKDFSIQTNLKVDSLFINIILDGKVQYQSNTDDKIEIFKKNDTYIKYIDEADSITALDKNSFSKGLAISIKNDFLEKQLSTYSYLLDRIKTSSSFIHRVDNSLNIKLANELFNSPFTNELHNIYLQSKVLEIIYNQFKEFEKCFCKKEFNCEKIKLSNEDIQALYKARDIILLTHDFPDLSTLARKVAINEFKLKFGFKKLFNTTVGKMILEHKMIYAKALLESSEFSILEIANFVGYKYQQSFTNAFIHFFGVRPKDVMKSRSYYYSLTK, from the coding sequence AGTGAATTTATTACTTCTTTCTCAAATAAAAAGCTTAGTTTAACTTTTCCAGATAATTTTGGTTATATGAATTGTAAAAAAGAGATAGTAAGTGATGATATATATTTATTTAAAACTCATGCTCAAGCAAATAAAGATTTTTCGATACAAACAAATTTGAAAGTTGACAGTTTATTTATAAATATAATACTTGATGGAAAAGTTCAATATCAGTCAAATACTGATGATAAAATAGAAATTTTTAAAAAAAATGATACTTATATAAAATATATAGATGAAGCTGATTCTATAACAGCATTAGATAAAAACTCTTTTTCTAAAGGGCTTGCAATATCTATAAAGAATGACTTTTTAGAAAAGCAATTATCAACTTATTCGTATTTACTTGATAGGATAAAAACTTCTTCCTCTTTTATACATAGAGTAGATAACTCTCTTAATATAAAATTAGCAAATGAACTTTTTAATTCACCTTTTACAAATGAATTACATAATATCTATCTACAAAGTAAAGTATTAGAAATAATTTATAATCAATTTAAAGAGTTTGAGAAATGTTTTTGTAAAAAAGAGTTTAATTGCGAAAAAATAAAACTTTCAAATGAAGATATACAAGCTTTATATAAAGCAAGAGATATTATTCTTTTAACACATGATTTTCCTGACTTATCAACACTTGCTAGGAAAGTAGCAATAAATGAATTTAAACTAAAATTTGGATTTAAAAAACTTTTTAATACTACTGTTGGAAAAATGATTCTTGAGCATAAGATGATTTATGCAAAAGCTTTACTTGAAAGTAGTGAATTTTCTATTTTGGAAATTGCAAACTTTGTTGGATATAAATATCAACAAAGTTTTACTAATGCTTTTATCCACTTTTTTGGTGTTCGTCCAAAAGATGTTATGAAAAGTAGAAGTTACTACTACTCTTTGACTAAGTAA
- a CDS encoding metal/formaldehyde-sensitive transcriptional repressor, producing MAYCCDVERKKLQNRISRIYGQIHSLKNKFNDENFKLEEDPYEIIRQLTAIKGAVSGMTNSYIEHFAKGHMIENIKNGSNAEAVAQIDNLLEIIKVYGK from the coding sequence ATGGCATATTGTTGCGATGTAGAAAGAAAAAAGTTACAAAATAGAATAAGTCGAATATATGGACAAATACACTCTTTAAAAAACAAATTTAATGATGAAAATTTTAAATTAGAAGAGGATCCATATGAGATTATAAGACAATTAACAGCTATAAAAGGTGCAGTAAGTGGTATGACAAACTCATATATTGAACACTTTGCAAAAGGACATATGATAGAAAATATCAAAAACGGAAGCAATGCAGAAGCGGTTGCACAAATTGATAATTTACTAGAGATTATTAAAGTATATGGAAAATAG
- a CDS encoding cation diffusion facilitator family transporter — protein sequence MENCKFGLSEHKPFLNKEDNHHHKHTSENHGSCSGHHHEHSHSHNHRTADKKVLKIALLITIVTMFAEFFYGVLSNSLALISDAIHMFTHSFALIISLVAIIIASKIAPISKTFGYYRIEVLAAFVNGITIVLSIVWIVYEAYERFINPQIIDIKMAMIVAVIGLVVNIITGVILMQGDRDNINLKSAFIHMLSDALSSVAIIIGYIVIYYTSWYFVDIILAILVAFVILKWAIDILKSSINTLLEASPVDINRVKNFIEKNDKVVELHDIHIWEITQDMYNMTAHVKIDKKDLENYEEILKNINHNLKEKFKIVHTTFQFEW from the coding sequence ATGGAAAATTGTAAATTTGGTTTAAGCGAACATAAGCCTTTTTTAAATAAAGAGGATAATCATCATCATAAACACACATCTGAAAATCATGGTAGTTGTAGTGGACATCATCACGAACACTCGCACTCTCATAATCATAGAACAGCAGATAAAAAAGTGCTAAAAATTGCTTTATTGATTACTATTGTAACAATGTTTGCAGAGTTTTTTTATGGAGTTTTATCAAACTCTTTAGCACTAATTTCAGATGCAATTCATATGTTTACACACTCTTTTGCTTTGATTATATCACTTGTAGCAATAATTATTGCTAGTAAAATTGCACCTATATCTAAAACATTTGGATACTATAGAATAGAGGTACTAGCGGCTTTTGTAAATGGTATAACAATAGTTTTATCAATAGTTTGGATAGTTTATGAAGCTTATGAAAGATTTATTAATCCTCAGATTATTGATATTAAAATGGCTATGATAGTTGCAGTTATCGGACTTGTTGTAAATATTATTACTGGTGTTATTTTAATGCAAGGTGATAGAGATAATATAAATTTAAAATCTGCATTTATTCATATGTTAAGCGATGCTTTATCTTCTGTTGCAATAATTATTGGATATATAGTTATTTATTATACATCTTGGTATTTTGTAGATATTATTTTAGCAATTTTAGTTGCATTTGTGATTTTAAAGTGGGCTATTGATATTCTTAAAAGTTCTATAAATACACTACTTGAAGCATCACCTGTTGATATAAATAGAGTTAAAAATTTTATTGAAAAAAATGATAAAGTAGTAGAACTACACGATATTCATATCTGGGAGATAACTCAAGATATGTATAATATGACCGCACATGTTAAAATTGATAAAAAAGATTTAGAAAATTATGAAGAAATTTTGAAAAATATAAATCATAATTTAAAAGAGAAATTTAAAATAGTTCACACAACTTTTCAGTTTGAGTGGTAG